The sequence below is a genomic window from Daphnia pulicaria isolate SC F1-1A chromosome 6, SC_F0-13Bv2, whole genome shotgun sequence.
GCACAATTTGCCCTCGACCGAGAATCTCCTGCGCTGACGGAATAACTATCGCTGTGTGCGGAACAATTTCCTTTAACTAGAAGCTGCTGCTTTAGTCCTATCAGCATCATTCGCTATTTGTGATAAAAACGAGTGCCAAGGCATGAAAAACGGCTACCAATATAACATTTCGATAATTAATAGTGttattatatttgttataaagCCTATGTCGTCTGAATCGTTTCCGAGTCCTGCTTTTCGTTTAATTGGGTCGGCTCTTGTTCTGCTCGCAGTTTTTCCTCTTccatttgcttcttcttcttgactaAATCTGATAGGTATTTCACTCGCATCATACACTCCTCCTATTGagattgaattgaaaagaCATTGTAAAGCAACGCTTACGTTTTTTGAATTGTTAtactaaaaaaacaagaatgtaGTAGTTATTTAGTTACCTTTGTTTTATCGGGCACTGCCTTTGCAATACGTTCCCACCTTTCGGAGCATCCTTTGGTGTAGCAAGCCAGGGCTGTTTCAAGAGAtttttgttgcttttgtgTCCAGCCACAACTACCAGGAGTTTGTTCTTCCACTCCTTCAATCCCATAGTTTGCCTGTGTAGGTTCTGCcaacaaaatgttatttttccctcctctggtcttttcctttttcttctccaccCTTTCTTCCTCCTTGGCAATTCCGTCACCTTCTTGACCTTCAAGTGGCCTGaatagaagaataaaaaagtctGTGACAGACTATAAATAAATACGTTTGTACGAAAATACCTGAAGGCGTTATCTTTCAATTTTCTGGCAAAATGCGTTACTTCGGTGACTGAACGATTCAGTGCTTCTGCAATCTTTTCCCATCGTTCAGTCGTTCCTACTGGATATTTCTTCATCAACTTGGCCAATTCTGTCAAGTCCTCATCAGTCCAAGGGCCAGTGTTCAATGGAACAACAGGTTTTTCTTCACCCTGAAGAAATCAATTAGAAATTTACATTATGCTAACCAAAGTGGTTTTATTTTGGTAGTTGTACCTGAGATGAAGCATCGACAGCGACTTCCAAAACACGTTCTTCGGCTGCTCCAGTATAACTTGGCAGGGGGGCGGCTCGCTTTCTTCTGTAAgatttcttcatttccttttctctttccatttcctctttcatgagctcttcttcttcagcgtCCAAtctttcttgttctttcttAGCTtcagcttcttttcttttttcctctttgtaCTTGACTAACCAACGGATAGCAGCGGGCAGTGATATGATCATATTAAATATCTGGAACGGGAGGGTATTTTTGTAACTGGGCTTTGGGATGACGTATAGTTTGTCCAATTTTTCCTCTATTTCGACCTCATTCGtcttcagtttctttttcttgatctCCTTTTgtaatttcttcatttgattCTCTTTGAATTCATTCAGAGTCAGCTTTTTTTCAATGTATGCACCCCAAGCAACTCCATACTGTCCAATGGAGAACAGAACAAACAACCAGATGGATAACTCCATCATCCCCATTTTCCGAACGCGACGGTAGTAGTAAAGTGGGTTTCTCCAATTTGGCAGGCCTTCGACAAGCACCTGATCGTAACGGGTTCGCTTGACACCATCTCGCAATATTTCGTAGACTCCTACTAGCTGACGAAATTTCACCTCTGCATCTGTTGTTATAAAACAAAGTGAATTACTTAAAATGAGTGATTTAAGAACTAAAATGAGAAATTAAGGTGTTACCAGGGGCATCATTTTTATCGGGATGCAGCTGGAGAGATAGTCTTCTGTAGGCTTTCCTGATGTCAGATTGGCTGCAGTTCTAAATTGTAATGTTTAaaggaattaaaaattagagTGTGCTCAGATTTAGGGAATACAATATGTGATAAATCCATGAATTGATTCTTACGGAATCTTTGATTACTCTCATCTTGTTAAttttgagcaaaaataaagaacattTTGTAATTTCAACAACTCTTAGCATGATGGCATATCCACTGTGAATTATTATATCTAGAGCACTCGGTTGGAGTCTGACCTACCTGTGGCACACCAAGAAGATCATaaaaattttggtttatttcttcaacaaggtcaaaaatttctaattcacTTTGATCCCAAGCAAAACAAActgaaaaaactgaaaataggATGATCAAACTTATGGAACTCTTCATGGTGGTTTTTTATCGGCAATATAAGCCCACTTAAAGAGTaaacagctgtcaaaacaagtaaaaaaacagaTAGTCGGTCTTATTATGTGGTGTAGTCTGTAAGCTTTGACAGCATGGCGCTTTTTACTGCGAGTTTGCCACTTGctcaattaatgaaaaacattttttcatttttaaattagcttTGCCAGTCTTATCTGCATTTCACTCagatattttgaaaagaattagGCGCAATTTAATAAAGCTATATTAGGCCTTTCCTTCGATAATTCTGagttttgtattttaaaaatttggaaaaaaagggtAGAAACACAAGATGTGGCAACGCGGTTTAATATTCTGCCGTGT
It includes:
- the LOC124342692 gene encoding dnaJ homolog subfamily C member 1-like; amino-acid sequence: MKSSISLIILFSVFSVCFAWDQSELEIFDLVEEINQNFYDLLGVPQNCSQSDIRKAYRRLSLQLHPDKNDAPDAEVKFRQLVGVYEILRDGVKRTRYDQVLVEGLPNWRNPLYYYRRVRKMGMMELSIWLFVLFSIGQYGVAWGAYIEKKLTLNEFKENQMKKLQKEIKKKKLKTNEVEIEEKLDKLYVIPKPSYKNTLPFQIFNMIISLPAAIRWLVKYKEEKRKEAEAKKEQERLDAEEEELMKEEMEREKEMKKSYRRKRAAPLPSYTGAAEERVLEVAVDASSQGEEKPVVPLNTGPWTDEDLTELAKLMKKYPVGTTERWEKIAEALNRSVTEVTHFARKLKDNAFRPLEGQEGDGIAKEEERVEKKKEKTRGGKNNILLAEPTQANYGIEGVEEQTPGSCGWTQKQQKSLETALACYTKGCSERWERIAKAVPDKTKEECMMRVKYLSDLVKKKKQMEEEKLRAEQEPTQLNEKQDSETIQTT